One window of Deltaproteobacteria bacterium genomic DNA carries:
- a CDS encoding helix-turn-helix domain-containing protein, translated as MRLERSLDGIAAVAGRDAALTLARRHGGRVIRVPTTEKALAVQPWCRDLTEEAAAAIGKTFAGDNLYIPSAKKAVGRWLIEQGLSSASIAAELKVSVRTVQRWIRRA; from the coding sequence ATGAGGCTCGAAAGGAGCCTGGACGGAATCGCGGCCGTGGCCGGCCGGGACGCCGCGCTGACGTTGGCCAGGCGCCACGGGGGCAGGGTGATCCGCGTGCCCACCACGGAGAAGGCGCTTGCCGTCCAGCCGTGGTGCCGGGATCTCACGGAAGAGGCCGCGGCCGCCATCGGCAAGACATTCGCCGGCGACAACCTGTACATTCCATCCGCGAAGAAGGCGGTGGGTCGTTGGCTGATCGAGCAGGGCCTCTCCTCGGCCAGCATCGCCGCAGAGCTCAAGGTCTCCGTCCGGACGGTTCAGCGCTGGATTCGCCGAGCCTGA